One stretch of Bradyrhizobium canariense DNA includes these proteins:
- a CDS encoding GNAT family N-acetyltransferase, translated as MPKAAQFSATEPLRDGRRVEIRALRHEDRDGLEEAVGRASVESLRRRFFLIKRHFSEQEIEFFSNIDFVDHVALVVVAQENGEPHIVGGGRYVVLDPGRAEIAFAVIDEYQGQGIGAALMRHLAAIARDAGLKELIAEVLPENTAMLKVFRKSRLHSTTRREAGITHVTLQLI; from the coding sequence ATGCCAAAAGCAGCTCAGTTTTCAGCGACTGAACCACTGCGCGATGGACGCCGCGTTGAAATCCGCGCGCTCCGGCACGAGGACCGAGACGGCCTTGAAGAAGCCGTTGGCCGCGCCAGCGTCGAGTCCCTCCGCCGACGTTTTTTCCTAATAAAGCGCCATTTTTCCGAACAGGAAATTGAGTTCTTCTCGAACATCGACTTTGTCGACCATGTTGCCTTGGTAGTCGTCGCACAAGAAAACGGGGAACCGCACATCGTGGGGGGTGGACGCTATGTCGTCCTTGATCCCGGACGAGCTGAGATAGCTTTCGCCGTGATCGACGAATACCAGGGACAGGGGATCGGTGCCGCACTGATGCGCCATCTTGCCGCGATCGCTCGGGACGCCGGGCTGAAGGAATTGATCGCGGAGGTCTTGCCGGAAAACACCGCGATGTTGAAGGTCTTCAGGAAAAGCAGATTGCATTCGACCACCAGACGAGAAGCCGGCATTACGCATGTGACGCTCCAGCTCATTTAG
- a CDS encoding BA14K family protein, whose amino-acid sequence MPIGLTASGEVVFPFHCKEFLERQKAANQKNAEENQKPTAADKKPAAGEQKTVAKPSAATEKPATAEVKPATAERKPAAVEEKPAAVEEKTVAKQPESVLPENSKPATETVGTISLPKRVEREARERMGPWPGCTHFQSYNPVSRTYTTYDGQRRQCREVTSTTTATRAGPPASGIPLPPGSSKAPPQSAGGAAAVDSNTTPANIAGSRSTVGAASSNARTIEAQVAAATILAEHLTVAAAAPPPDMKGNNTDTPRHAETSTRGSAEKTASASANNTDLLVAVLMARPEITSVAGLTGKTIAIDDRYSASNGSIRNAIVAAGAPAIELSEGQTRAISRLVNGEVPAAILTLVSADAAERFPEIAGFKILRIPLSPRS is encoded by the coding sequence GTGCCGATCGGGTTGACCGCTTCCGGAGAAGTCGTTTTCCCGTTTCATTGCAAGGAATTCCTCGAACGACAGAAGGCCGCCAATCAGAAAAACGCGGAAGAGAATCAGAAGCCGACTGCCGCAGATAAGAAGCCCGCTGCCGGGGAGCAGAAGACCGTCGCAAAGCCATCGGCCGCGACTGAGAAACCCGCCACTGCAGAAGTGAAGCCCGCGACCGCGGAAAGGAAACCCGCTGCCGTGGAAGAGAAACCGGCGGCTGTGGAAGAGAAGACCGTCGCAAAGCAACCGGAAAGCGTGCTGCCGGAGAACAGCAAACCGGCAACTGAAACGGTTGGTACGATTTCATTGCCCAAGCGGGTTGAGCGCGAGGCGCGAGAACGCATGGGGCCGTGGCCTGGCTGCACACACTTTCAGAGCTACAATCCGGTATCCCGCACCTACACCACTTATGATGGACAGCGCCGTCAGTGCCGAGAGGTGACGTCCACCACGACCGCGACGAGAGCCGGGCCTCCGGCATCCGGTATCCCGCTCCCGCCTGGCTCCTCGAAAGCGCCGCCGCAGTCCGCGGGTGGTGCTGCCGCCGTGGACTCCAATACGACGCCTGCAAACATCGCGGGTTCGCGTTCCACCGTCGGCGCTGCGAGTTCCAATGCCAGAACGATCGAGGCGCAGGTGGCGGCCGCCACGATACTTGCGGAGCATTTGACGGTTGCTGCCGCAGCCCCGCCGCCGGACATGAAAGGGAACAACACGGACACGCCCCGTCACGCGGAAACGTCGACGCGTGGCAGTGCCGAAAAGACCGCATCCGCATCGGCCAATAACACGGACCTTCTGGTTGCCGTTCTCATGGCTCGTCCGGAGATCACGTCGGTCGCCGGTCTGACCGGCAAGACGATTGCGATCGACGATAGGTATTCTGCGTCCAACGGCAGTATCAGGAACGCGATCGTTGCAGCGGGGGCACCGGCAATCGAACTCAGCGAGGGTCAAACGAGGGCGATCTCTCGGCTGGTCAACGGAGAGGTGCCGGCCGCAATTCTGACTTTGGTATCCGCGGACGCGGCGGAGCGGTTTCCCGAAATCGCGGGCTTCAAGATTCTTCGCATCCCTCTCTCGCCTCGTTCCTGA
- a CDS encoding PepSY-associated TM helix domain-containing protein, giving the protein MVLARLRIWVWIHKWSSLACTLFLLVTCLTGLPLIFHDELDEWLSSDPAYVSPPKDTPYASLDVIAAKSLARYPNQVILSIVIDDDEPNTVVFMAPSWAAVLASREAAHWIKFDARTAAVIKESPGLQDSGSLIAAILQMHKNLLAGDGGKWILAVVAALFVAATVSGVVVYGPFMRDLKFGTVRKSGSSRLRWLDVHNLLGGVLALWMLVVAATGLMNELSGSLFDVWRNTEVKETLKKWSGPPIAVSEYYSFQGAVDHVRAVIPDTTVVNVIPPGSIFSTPYHYLVWAKGQQPLTSRLFSPVLVNARTGEVEAILSMPWYLRALEVSRPLHFGDYGGTPLKFIWAMFDIATIAVLASGFYLWVAKGRRRRLALSTSRAAATPSHGVAS; this is encoded by the coding sequence GTGGTATTGGCTAGGCTGAGAATTTGGGTATGGATACACAAATGGTCGAGCTTGGCTTGCACGCTTTTCTTGCTCGTCACGTGTCTTACCGGGCTGCCGCTCATTTTCCATGATGAACTGGATGAGTGGCTGTCGAGCGATCCTGCCTATGTATCACCTCCGAAAGATACTCCGTACGCCAGTTTAGACGTCATTGCCGCGAAAAGCCTGGCGCGCTATCCCAATCAAGTAATCCTGTCTATTGTTATCGATGACGACGAACCAAACACTGTTGTCTTCATGGCGCCCTCCTGGGCCGCTGTCCTTGCCAGCAGGGAAGCCGCGCACTGGATCAAATTTGATGCGCGCACCGCGGCTGTCATCAAGGAGTCCCCGGGGCTTCAGGATTCCGGCTCTTTGATCGCTGCGATCCTTCAGATGCATAAAAACTTATTAGCCGGCGATGGCGGCAAGTGGATCCTCGCCGTTGTAGCAGCATTGTTTGTAGCCGCGACGGTCTCTGGCGTTGTCGTATATGGGCCGTTCATGCGAGATCTCAAATTCGGAACCGTCCGAAAATCCGGGTCGTCACGCCTGAGGTGGCTTGATGTGCATAATCTCCTCGGGGGTGTCTTGGCTCTGTGGATGTTGGTGGTAGCCGCGACGGGTTTAATGAACGAGCTATCTGGTTCGTTGTTTGATGTCTGGCGCAACACTGAGGTCAAAGAAACGCTTAAAAAATGGAGTGGGCCGCCAATTGCCGTCTCAGAATATTATTCGTTCCAGGGCGCAGTCGATCATGTCAGAGCCGTCATTCCCGACACGACGGTGGTCAATGTGATTCCTCCTGGGTCGATCTTCAGCACACCATACCATTATCTGGTCTGGGCCAAAGGACAGCAACCCTTAACTTCCCGGTTGTTCTCGCCGGTGCTGGTCAATGCTAGAACTGGCGAAGTGGAGGCCATTCTTTCGATGCCCTGGTATCTCCGAGCGCTCGAAGTATCGCGCCCCTTACATTTCGGCGACTATGGTGGGACGCCACTCAAATTCATCTGGGCAATGTTCGATATCGCGACGATAGCTGTTCTCGCCAGCGGGTTTTATCTCTGGGTGGCGAAAGGCCGCAGAAGACGATTGGCACTTTCGACCAGCCGCGCAGCGGCTACTCCATCCCATGGCGTCGCTTCTTGA
- a CDS encoding TonB-dependent siderophore receptor, with protein MNRQREQQHSLPVAPAPAPSPSSAQRANSAVSGYVATRSVAGTKTDTPLLETPQAISVVTRQQLDDQQPQTVNEAFRYSSGVVPEPFGTAAHYTDQYMKIRGFAPDIYLDGLKLPPFSSTDPYFLERAEIVHGPASVLYGQSSPGGLVDLASKLPTDRPTNEINFGGGTFDRLQTSFDLGGVLDKDGQLLYRLTGIGLTDNTQVDYTKDQRFGIAPAITWRPDASTSFTILANYINDPGLGIYAGLPSLGAVLPNPHGQIPTNFFVGDPNYNTWKREQTSVGYSFEHKFDQVLTIRQNVRYSENTMEEQHLYIPGSNLALSADQSTVLRYAYLDNISRKAFQTDNQAQLDFGIGPIQHKVVAGIDYLNLDIHETTGNSLALGLGAEPSINMFSPVYGRAITVPPIQSAPVTRSDQVGSYVQDQMKWNQTTFVIGGRYDALSSASNDMVAKTNSSQDDYAFTWRTGLIHNFDNGIAPYVSYSTSFQPQIGLSHAATQFAPTTGQQYEAGVKFQPVGFDSFVTTSIFNLTQQNVLTPDPNFAGYSVQTGEIRSRGAEIELHANITRSLSMIAAYTHLENVVTAANPTTDTVGKVPVGVPADSASLWVNYAFKEGKLTGLGLSGGVRYVGETYGTATNVWGVPGFLNTPSIVPSATLFDAAVRYDFDKHWRVSLNATNLFDKIYVSSCTSGINCYYGFRRTILANLRYAW; from the coding sequence ATGAATCGACAGCGAGAGCAGCAGCATAGTCTTCCCGTCGCTCCAGCTCCCGCTCCATCGCCGTCTTCTGCCCAACGGGCTAACAGCGCGGTTTCGGGGTACGTTGCGACGAGAAGCGTCGCGGGAACGAAGACAGATACACCACTGCTCGAAACTCCGCAGGCCATCTCAGTCGTAACACGCCAGCAGCTTGATGATCAGCAGCCGCAGACCGTGAATGAGGCATTTCGTTATTCGTCTGGCGTCGTGCCCGAGCCGTTTGGCACGGCTGCCCACTATACCGATCAATATATGAAGATACGGGGCTTCGCGCCGGACATTTATCTTGATGGATTAAAGCTACCGCCGTTTAGCTCAACCGATCCTTATTTTCTGGAGCGTGCCGAAATCGTTCATGGCCCCGCTTCAGTACTCTATGGCCAATCTAGTCCCGGAGGCCTTGTTGACCTTGCCAGTAAGTTGCCGACCGACAGGCCGACTAACGAAATAAACTTCGGTGGCGGAACATTTGATCGCCTGCAGACCTCGTTCGATTTGGGAGGCGTACTCGACAAGGACGGACAGCTACTTTACCGCCTCACCGGCATCGGCCTTACCGACAACACGCAGGTGGATTACACCAAAGATCAACGCTTCGGCATAGCTCCTGCCATTACCTGGCGACCGGATGCGTCGACGAGTTTCACCATTCTGGCGAACTACATTAATGATCCAGGATTGGGAATTTATGCCGGATTGCCTTCGCTCGGCGCGGTGTTACCGAACCCCCACGGTCAAATACCGACCAATTTCTTCGTTGGCGACCCCAACTATAATACGTGGAAGCGTGAGCAGACTTCGGTCGGCTATTCCTTCGAGCATAAATTTGATCAGGTGCTGACCATCCGGCAGAACGTGCGGTATTCAGAGAATACCATGGAAGAGCAACACCTGTATATTCCGGGCAGCAATCTTGCTCTATCGGCAGACCAGAGCACGGTCCTTCGCTATGCATATCTGGACAATATTAGTCGGAAGGCCTTCCAGACCGACAATCAGGCTCAGTTGGATTTTGGGATCGGTCCGATCCAGCACAAGGTCGTCGCGGGAATTGATTATCTCAACCTGGACATCCACGAAACCACAGGTAACAGCCTTGCACTTGGGTTGGGCGCCGAACCCTCTATCAATATGTTCAGCCCAGTATATGGGCGGGCCATCACTGTCCCACCGATACAGAGTGCTCCGGTGACAAGATCTGATCAGGTTGGGAGTTACGTTCAGGATCAGATGAAATGGAATCAGACGACCTTCGTTATCGGAGGCCGTTACGATGCGCTGAGCAGCGCTTCGAACGATATGGTCGCAAAGACCAATAGCAGCCAGGACGATTACGCTTTCACTTGGCGCACCGGCTTAATACATAACTTTGACAACGGAATCGCTCCCTACGTAAGTTATTCGACATCGTTTCAACCGCAGATCGGCTTGTCGCATGCTGCGACACAGTTTGCTCCAACCACAGGACAGCAGTACGAAGCTGGCGTGAAGTTTCAGCCGGTTGGCTTCGACAGTTTCGTCACGACTTCAATTTTCAATTTGACCCAACAAAACGTGCTGACTCCTGATCCGAACTTTGCCGGATACAGCGTTCAGACTGGCGAGATCCGTTCGCGCGGCGCCGAGATCGAACTCCATGCCAATATCACGAGAAGTTTGAGCATGATTGCTGCTTACACTCATCTTGAAAACGTCGTGACAGCGGCAAACCCCACGACCGACACGGTTGGAAAAGTTCCGGTCGGCGTACCGGCCGACAGCGCTTCACTATGGGTTAATTATGCCTTCAAGGAAGGGAAGCTGACCGGCCTTGGATTGAGCGGCGGCGTGCGGTATGTCGGCGAAACTTATGGCACTGCCACGAACGTCTGGGGCGTTCCGGGTTTCCTCAACACGCCGTCGATCGTGCCGTCGGCCACGCTGTTCGATGCAGCCGTGCGGTATGATTTCGACAAGCACTGGCGGGTTTCGCTCAATGCGACAAATCTGTTCGACAAAATTTACGTCTCATCATGCACCAGCGGCATCAATTGCTATTACGGGTTCAGGAGAACCATCCTTGCAAACCTGCGATACGCTTGGTGA
- a CDS encoding AraC family transcriptional regulator yields the protein MPRAVVAGGAAIVTKGIELAVHSHRKAQLLLTVRGIITCEADKGVWIVPPRCAVWIPGNLPHSMTAAGEVEVYWLFVEPDAASALPRQCCTLSISPLLEHLLLHVTEMPVLYDIDGADGRIATVLLDQLSRAPVDKLNFPMPADTKLRKIAAALMADPSDRATMDEWSQRTSIAPRTLARILQRETGMSFGRWRQQLHILFALRRLTQGASVQAVAVELGYEGASAFVTMFRKAMGKPPARYLAERQIDS from the coding sequence GTGCCCCGCGCCGTCGTCGCTGGCGGCGCCGCTATCGTCACCAAGGGCATAGAACTCGCCGTCCATAGCCATCGTAAGGCGCAGCTTCTCCTGACCGTACGCGGTATCATCACTTGCGAAGCCGACAAAGGCGTCTGGATCGTGCCGCCACGCTGCGCGGTCTGGATTCCCGGCAATCTTCCCCACAGTATGACCGCCGCCGGAGAGGTCGAGGTGTATTGGCTGTTCGTCGAACCGGATGCGGCGTCAGCGCTGCCGAGGCAGTGCTGTACCCTATCGATCTCGCCGTTGCTGGAGCATTTGCTGCTGCACGTCACCGAGATGCCTGTCCTGTACGATATCGACGGCGCCGATGGCCGGATCGCCACGGTGCTGCTCGACCAACTGTCGCGGGCACCTGTCGACAAGCTGAACTTCCCGATGCCGGCCGACACCAAGCTGCGTAAGATCGCGGCTGCATTGATGGCCGATCCTTCGGATCGCGCGACGATGGATGAGTGGAGCCAGCGCACATCCATCGCCCCGCGGACCTTGGCTCGTATCCTGCAACGCGAGACCGGCATGAGCTTCGGCCGCTGGCGCCAGCAGCTCCACATCCTCTTCGCGCTGCGGCGCCTGACCCAAGGAGCGTCAGTCCAGGCCGTGGCGGTCGAGCTCGGCTATGAGGGCGCTAGCGCCTTTGTCACCATGTTCCGCAAGGCCATGGGCAAGCCGCCTGCCCGTTATCTGGCAGAGCGCCAGATCGATTCGTGA
- a CDS encoding methyltransferase family protein yields MMLPWKLKEPDCKSRAEDEGEMNQLVPTNIPPLRRKLYDLFAAAPLIALYLFSLTQMLSPLALQISLAKLFIQTDPSVLPPVLVLGIVSKICTLVFFALLVVMFVVRRVPLHYPIAFFPRLAAGAGTFLGMGIVMLPTEQLSSGLYLISLLSIIGGTVFAVWGILALARSISIMPEARGLVTSGPYAFIRHPLYLGEFFVLVGIAVQHVMPWALLLLAVQCVCQFERMKNEERVLARAFPDYADYIARTARLLPGVY; encoded by the coding sequence ATGATGCTGCCTTGGAAGCTGAAGGAACCTGACTGCAAAAGCCGGGCTGAAGACGAAGGGGAAATGAACCAACTGGTCCCAACCAACATTCCACCATTGCGGCGCAAGCTTTACGATCTATTCGCTGCGGCGCCTCTCATTGCATTGTATTTATTTAGCCTGACCCAAATGCTGTCGCCTTTGGCTCTGCAAATTTCACTGGCCAAGCTGTTCATCCAGACTGACCCGTCCGTGCTTCCTCCGGTTCTGGTGCTTGGCATCGTGTCCAAGATATGCACCCTGGTTTTCTTTGCGCTCCTGGTTGTGATGTTTGTGGTGCGCCGCGTACCCCTGCACTACCCCATTGCATTCTTCCCGCGTTTAGCCGCGGGTGCCGGCACGTTTCTTGGTATGGGCATTGTGATGCTGCCGACCGAACAGCTTTCCTCCGGGCTATACCTGATATCGTTGCTTTCGATTATCGGCGGCACCGTGTTTGCAGTCTGGGGTATCCTCGCGCTCGCTCGTTCGATCAGTATTATGCCGGAGGCGCGGGGATTGGTAACCTCGGGACCTTATGCCTTTATCCGTCACCCGCTTTATCTTGGCGAATTTTTCGTACTGGTTGGGATTGCTGTGCAGCACGTCATGCCTTGGGCGCTGCTGCTACTCGCAGTCCAATGCGTATGCCAATTCGAGCGTATGAAAAACGAGGAACGCGTGTTGGCTCGAGCCTTTCCAGATTACGCAGACTACATAGCGCGTACCGCACGGCTGTTACCGGGCGTCTATTGA
- a CDS encoding OprO/OprP family phosphate-selective porin — MSTARLTTAAAISLIPVLITSQAQAGDNDAEIALLKQQLKLMEQKLDKLQKQTAANTAEAAKTNAKVDAKVVAVANPNAAYPIKGPIAPSDAVVHMPNNRPTICTADEQNCVSITSRVHFDVGGYDYRPNTAATSPQKLDDGVNLRRARIGVLGKFLGDWNYALIYDFGGSSDGFASTASIGAAPGVAGTSVGFLPGGALAGIEQAYLSYTGFKPFGGKLAIEGGYMDTLYTLDEATSSNDIMFMERASSGIIAQNIAAGDFRSAGGARWYTDTFWIGAYATGPTAGAIHSASSLNPNGATEQLGSFARAAGQVISGKDYSLHIGADAEFLIDPSRNQVTGAQTLTLSDRPELRLDPTSLISTGALAGVSGAQVYSAEAAGTYGPLFFQGEYFWYNVDRSALPGLSSVKFDGGYAEASYVLTGETHTYNSSLAAYNGIVPANPFSLEAGGWGAWEIAGRVSTVDLNDQLASANGVAGGRQTVYTAGLNWYANRNVRFMLNYLHGDITKQVSATNFGDTGAKFDAVAMRTQVAF; from the coding sequence ATGAGCACGGCAAGATTGACGACCGCTGCAGCAATCAGTCTGATCCCGGTACTAATAACGTCGCAAGCGCAGGCCGGCGACAATGACGCCGAGATTGCGCTGCTCAAGCAGCAACTAAAATTGATGGAGCAAAAGCTCGATAAGCTGCAGAAACAGACCGCGGCGAATACAGCGGAGGCAGCCAAAACCAATGCAAAAGTTGACGCCAAGGTCGTCGCCGTTGCCAACCCCAACGCAGCCTATCCGATCAAGGGACCGATTGCCCCGTCTGACGCGGTCGTCCATATGCCGAACAACCGGCCCACGATCTGCACCGCGGATGAGCAAAATTGCGTTTCAATCACCAGCCGCGTGCATTTCGACGTCGGCGGTTACGACTACCGTCCCAATACCGCAGCGACCAGTCCGCAGAAGCTCGATGACGGCGTTAACCTGCGCCGCGCGCGCATCGGCGTGCTCGGCAAGTTCCTGGGCGATTGGAATTATGCGCTGATCTACGATTTCGGCGGCAGTTCGGACGGCTTTGCTTCTACCGCTAGCATCGGCGCTGCCCCGGGTGTCGCGGGTACATCCGTCGGATTTCTTCCCGGCGGAGCCTTGGCTGGAATCGAACAAGCCTATCTCAGTTATACCGGCTTCAAGCCTTTCGGCGGCAAACTTGCGATCGAAGGCGGCTATATGGACACGCTCTATACTCTGGACGAAGCGACGAGTTCGAACGACATCATGTTCATGGAGCGCGCCTCGTCAGGAATTATCGCCCAAAATATTGCAGCTGGCGACTTCCGCTCGGCAGGAGGTGCGCGATGGTACACTGACACGTTCTGGATCGGAGCCTATGCAACGGGTCCGACCGCGGGCGCGATTCACTCTGCCTCGAGCCTCAATCCCAACGGAGCAACGGAACAGCTCGGCTCGTTTGCCCGCGCTGCCGGGCAAGTCATCAGCGGCAAGGATTATTCCCTGCACATCGGCGCTGACGCCGAGTTCCTGATCGACCCGTCGCGCAACCAGGTGACCGGAGCGCAAACGCTCACATTGAGCGACCGCCCGGAATTGCGGCTCGACCCGACCTCGCTGATCTCGACGGGCGCACTCGCGGGCGTGTCCGGTGCCCAAGTCTACAGCGCCGAAGCGGCAGGCACCTACGGACCTCTGTTCTTTCAGGGCGAATATTTCTGGTACAACGTCGATCGCAGCGCTCTGCCTGGCCTGTCCAGCGTCAAATTCGATGGCGGCTATGCAGAGGCCAGCTATGTGTTGACCGGCGAAACCCATACCTACAATTCGAGCCTCGCGGCGTACAATGGTATCGTACCGGCGAACCCGTTCTCGCTGGAGGCTGGCGGCTGGGGCGCCTGGGAAATCGCCGGCCGTGTCAGTACGGTCGATCTGAACGATCAGCTCGCTTCCGCGAACGGCGTGGCCGGTGGACGGCAAACCGTTTATACGGCGGGCTTGAACTGGTACGCCAATCGCAACGTCCGCTTCATGCTCAACTATCTCCATGGTGACATCACCAAACAGGTGAGCGCTACCAACTTCGGTGACACTGGCGCCAAATTCGATGCGGTTGCGATGCGGACCCAGGTTGCGTTCTAG
- a CDS encoding SURF1 family protein produces the protein MTGVHASPRHLTGFGIFTLLMVVLFTGLGVWQLQRRVEKHALIAALTERLAATPDSLPPAPLWPTLTQARDEFRRVQFSATYEAQPDAMVYSSGSAVREDISGPGTWAFIPARLPGGETVVINAGFVQNTMQDRGQQDRAVKPLITGEPAMLTGYIRFPESAGMLTPQENVARRLWFTRDHLAMARALGWGGDGRPVAPFYIDLESPVPASGVPKPGPLDVHLKDDHMQYAITWFTLAGAVVIAFAVWLFGQRRASALRK, from the coding sequence ATGACCGGAGTACACGCGAGCCCGCGCCATCTCACCGGCTTCGGCATCTTCACCCTCCTGATGGTGGTGCTATTTACTGGGCTCGGCGTGTGGCAGTTGCAGCGCCGGGTCGAGAAGCACGCATTGATCGCAGCGCTGACCGAGCGACTCGCGGCAACGCCGGATTCGCTGCCGCCGGCGCCGCTATGGCCGACGCTCACGCAGGCGAGGGACGAATTCCGCCGGGTCCAGTTTTCAGCGACCTACGAGGCGCAGCCGGACGCGATGGTCTACAGCTCCGGCTCTGCTGTACGCGAGGACATTTCCGGTCCCGGTACCTGGGCGTTCATACCGGCGCGCCTGCCGGGTGGTGAAACCGTCGTGATCAACGCCGGCTTCGTGCAGAACACGATGCAGGATCGCGGCCAGCAGGATCGTGCGGTCAAGCCGCTCATCACCGGCGAACCGGCGATGCTCACCGGCTACATTCGTTTTCCCGAAAGCGCGGGCATGTTGACGCCGCAGGAAAACGTGGCCAGGCGGCTGTGGTTCACCAGGGACCATCTGGCCATGGCCCGCGCGCTCGGATGGGGCGGAGATGGCCGGCCGGTCGCGCCATTTTACATCGACCTGGAATCGCCGGTGCCTGCGAGCGGCGTCCCGAAGCCCGGCCCGCTGGACGTCCATCTGAAGGACGATCACATGCAATACGCCATCACCTGGTTCACCCTCGCGGGTGCCGTGGTGATCGCATTCGCCGTGTGGCTGTTCGGGCAGCGGCGGGCTTCCGCACTCCGAAAGTAA
- a CDS encoding DUF983 domain-containing protein has translation MPDEILPTVTQSALRGLACKCPRCGKGKLYSGFLTLRPNCESCGLDYAFIDAGDGPAIFIIMIAGAIVVACALIVEVKYQPPFWVHAVLWLPLILVTTLLPLRSMKSLLIALQFHHKASEGRLIDREPK, from the coding sequence ATGCCAGACGAGATATTGCCCACGGTAACCCAGAGTGCGCTGCGCGGCCTCGCCTGCAAATGCCCGCGTTGCGGCAAGGGCAAACTGTATTCGGGATTCCTGACGCTGCGGCCGAATTGTGAATCGTGCGGACTCGACTATGCCTTCATCGACGCCGGCGACGGCCCGGCGATCTTCATCATCATGATTGCCGGCGCGATCGTCGTCGCCTGCGCGCTGATCGTCGAGGTCAAGTATCAGCCGCCGTTCTGGGTGCATGCGGTGCTGTGGCTGCCACTGATTCTGGTGACCACGCTGTTGCCGCTGCGCTCGATGAAGTCGCTTCTGATCGCGTTGCAGTTTCACCACAAGGCGTCGGAAGGGCGCCTGATCGACCGCGAGCCGAAATGA
- a CDS encoding cytochrome c oxidase subunit 3, which produces MATAQVKHHDYHLVDPSPWPIVGSISAFIMAVGAITWMHHLLSAAPIIFGIGLIGVLYTMASWWTDVIREAQYKGDHTRVVQISHRYGMILFIASEVMFFVAWFWAFFNSALFPGDPVHATRDALFGGVWPPKGIETFDPWHLPLLNTLLLLTSGTTVTWAHHALLENDRKGLKYGLILTILLGATFTCVQAFEYSHAAFSFAGNIYGATFFMATGFHGFHVLVGTIFLIVCLARTYAGHFTPTQHLGFEFAAWYWHFVDVVWLFLFICIYVWGHGAETMAHGAH; this is translated from the coding sequence ATGGCGACCGCGCAAGTCAAGCATCACGATTACCACCTCGTCGATCCGAGCCCGTGGCCGATCGTCGGTTCCATTTCGGCGTTCATCATGGCGGTCGGCGCGATCACCTGGATGCACCATCTGCTCTCGGCGGCTCCGATCATCTTTGGAATCGGCCTCATCGGCGTGCTCTACACGATGGCGAGCTGGTGGACGGACGTGATCCGCGAGGCGCAGTACAAGGGCGATCACACCCGCGTGGTGCAGATCAGCCACCGCTACGGCATGATCCTGTTCATCGCCTCCGAGGTGATGTTCTTTGTCGCCTGGTTCTGGGCCTTCTTCAATTCGGCGCTGTTCCCTGGCGATCCCGTGCATGCCACGCGCGACGCGCTGTTCGGCGGCGTGTGGCCGCCCAAGGGCATCGAGACGTTCGATCCCTGGCATCTGCCGCTGCTCAACACGCTGTTGCTGCTGACCTCCGGCACCACGGTCACCTGGGCGCACCACGCGCTGCTCGAGAACGATCGCAAGGGCCTGAAATACGGGCTGATCCTCACGATCCTGTTAGGGGCGACCTTCACCTGCGTGCAGGCGTTTGAATACAGCCACGCGGCGTTCTCCTTCGCCGGCAACATCTATGGCGCCACCTTCTTCATGGCGACCGGTTTCCACGGCTTCCATGTGCTGGTCGGCACCATCTTCCTGATCGTGTGCCTGGCGCGGACCTATGCCGGGCATTTCACGCCGACGCAGCATCTCGGCTTCGAATTCGCCGCCTGGTACTGGCATTTCGTCGACGTCGTCTGGCTGTTCCTGTTCATCTGTATCTACGTCTGGGGCCACGGCGCGGAAACCATGGCGCACGGCGCTCATTGA